In Rhodothermales bacterium, the following are encoded in one genomic region:
- a CDS encoding argininosuccinate lyase: MLWKKDTDVAAWVTRFTVGEDYRWDTKLLPYDVDGTRGHARGLARIGILTGDELTAIEQALDDIRRLAVDGE, from the coding sequence ATGCTCTGGAAAAAAGACACCGACGTCGCCGCCTGGGTTACCCGCTTTACCGTGGGAGAAGACTACCGCTGGGATACGAAGCTGCTTCCTTATGATGTCGACGGCACGCGCGGGCATGCGCGAGGGCTGGCCCGGATCGGCATCCTGACCGGGGATGAGCTGACGGCCATCGAGCAGGCGCTCGACGACATCCGCCGGCTCGCCGTCGACGGCGAGC